A portion of the Andreesenia angusta genome contains these proteins:
- a CDS encoding undecaprenyl-diphosphate phosphatase: protein METVILALKSIVLGIVEGATEFLPVSSTGHLIIFQNLLNFTSKTPNYVEMYTYVIQLGAILAVIVLYRDKILDTLKNFFPKSVGYEKSGFRFWLIVVIACIPGGVLGILLDDIAEKYLFNPVSVSVTLFVGAVLMIIAENKLTGRKTRKTTEINLTVKQALVVGCFQCLAIIPGMSRSASTIIGGWVAGLSTVVAAEFSFFLAIPVMIGMSTLKIVKLGGLGLLTGSEIISLFIGFVVSFIVAVVVIDKFISFLKKKPMRIFAVYRMVFSVILLIAASVFGLF, encoded by the coding sequence ATGGAAACTGTAATTTTAGCATTAAAGTCAATAGTACTTGGAATAGTCGAAGGTGCAACGGAGTTTCTTCCGGTCTCCTCCACGGGACACCTTATAATATTCCAAAACCTACTGAACTTCACTTCAAAAACACCAAACTACGTGGAGATGTACACCTATGTAATACAGCTGGGGGCAATACTCGCAGTAATTGTGCTCTACAGGGACAAGATATTAGATACGCTTAAGAACTTCTTTCCGAAGAGCGTAGGCTACGAGAAATCTGGCTTCAGATTCTGGCTTATAGTAGTTATAGCCTGCATCCCTGGAGGAGTTCTGGGCATACTACTTGACGACATAGCGGAAAAGTATCTTTTCAACCCAGTTTCTGTGTCCGTAACGCTCTTTGTGGGAGCTGTCCTGATGATAATTGCAGAAAACAAGTTGACTGGACGAAAGACCAGAAAGACAACCGAGATAAACTTGACTGTAAAACAGGCGCTTGTAGTCGGATGCTTCCAATGCCTTGCCATAATACCTGGCATGTCTAGGTCTGCATCCACTATAATAGGCGGATGGGTCGCAGGTCTATCCACTGTAGTCGCAGCAGAGTTCTCGTTTTTTCTGGCCATACCGGTGATGATAGGCATGAGCACTCTTAAGATAGTAAAGCTTGGAGGATTAGGTCTCCTAACTGGCTCAGAGATTATAAGCCTTTTTATCGGATTTGTGGTCTCTTTTATAGTCGCAGTTGTGGTTATAGACAAGTTCATATCTTTCCTGAAGAAGAAGCCTATGAGGATATTCGCAGTTTACCGTATGGTGTTTTCTGTGATACTCTTGATAGCTGCATCGGTATTCGGATTGTTCTAA